In Methanobacterium sp., one DNA window encodes the following:
- a CDS encoding pyridoxal phosphate-dependent aminotransferase produces the protein MKPAKRVDSIDLSGIRKMFDMVGENSINLALGEPDFNTPLHIREAVKEALDEGFTHYTGNMGIIELREAISHKLENENRIETSPESIIVTTGASGALYSSTNALIEEKDEVIIPDPGFVAYDACVKISGGKSVPVHLQDENDFRMMPEDVLELITPYTKAIIMNSPGNPTGGVLKKDDVKGLADIADDHNLILISDEIYEKIIYGKKHYSPARYSDNVITINGFSKTYAMTGFRIGYLAAPPELTEEILKVHQYTVTCATSLSQKAALAALEGPQDEVFKMVGEFERRRNLVLERLRDMGIKCNQPQGAFYVFPSIENPEKLVLEALKKDVVLVPGNSFGKYGDRHFRISYAASYQDLEKAMDRLESLDL, from the coding sequence ATGAAGCCAGCTAAACGAGTAGATTCCATTGATCTATCCGGAATACGAAAAATGTTTGATATGGTGGGAGAAAACTCAATAAACCTGGCACTAGGGGAACCGGACTTTAACACCCCACTCCATATCAGGGAAGCAGTTAAAGAAGCACTTGATGAAGGTTTCACCCATTACACTGGAAACATGGGGATAATTGAACTACGTGAAGCCATATCCCATAAATTAGAAAATGAAAACCGCATCGAAACCTCTCCGGAATCAATAATTGTTACTACTGGTGCCAGTGGAGCATTATATTCCAGTACCAATGCACTGATAGAGGAAAAAGATGAAGTAATCATCCCTGATCCTGGCTTTGTAGCTTATGATGCTTGTGTGAAAATATCTGGAGGAAAATCAGTCCCAGTCCATCTTCAAGATGAGAACGATTTCCGGATGATGCCAGAAGACGTGCTTGAACTGATAACTCCCTATACAAAAGCCATTATAATGAATTCACCAGGCAACCCTACTGGTGGTGTCCTAAAAAAGGATGATGTTAAGGGTTTGGCTGATATTGCTGATGACCATAATCTTATTCTTATCTCCGATGAGATATATGAAAAAATCATCTATGGAAAGAAGCATTACAGTCCAGCTCGTTACTCAGATAACGTAATCACCATTAATGGATTCTCCAAGACTTATGCCATGACTGGCTTCCGTATCGGATATCTGGCTGCACCTCCTGAATTAACTGAAGAAATCTTAAAAGTACATCAGTACACTGTTACTTGTGCCACATCCCTCTCCCAGAAAGCCGCATTGGCAGCCCTTGAAGGTCCTCAGGATGAAGTTTTTAAGATGGTTGGTGAATTTGAAAGAAGAAGAAATCTGGTATTAGAAAGACTTCGTGACATGGGAATAAAGTGCAATCAGCCACAGGGAGCATTCTATGTCTTCCCATCCATTGAAAATCCGGAAAAACTGGTTCTAGAAGCCCTTAAAAAAGATGTTGTGCTGGTTCCTGGAAATTCCTTTGGTAAGTATGGGGACAGACATTTCAGGATTTCTTATGCTGCATCATACCAAGATTTAGAAAAAGCTATGGACAGACTGGAATCTCTGGATTTATAG
- a CDS encoding cation-translocating P-type ATPase: MADEFDLEIAQGLSQEEVSLKIKKEGYNELPSADKRSFFTIVLEVIREPMFLLLIACGTIYLFLGDLQEALMLLGFVFVIMGITFYQERKTENTLEALRDLSSPRARVIRDGKQMRIAGREVVTDDVIMLKEGDRVPADAIILSCSNLLLNESLLTGESVPVRKVQCGGVMDMHPPGGDGLPSVYSGTLVVQGHGVAQVVYTGLNTEMGRIGKRLQTLETEDTSLQKEIRTLVRDFALVGVVLCAAVVVIYGITRMDWINGFLAGITLAMAILPEEFPVVLTIFLALGAWRLSQKNILTRRSHAIQALGSTTVLCVDKTGTLTLNKMSVPMIMSGNDFFDINPDKNDDLPEKFHELIEFGILASQRDPFDPMEKSLKELGNKTLKKTEHLHEDWQLVHEYPLSQELLAMSHVWQSTKDEHYIIAAKGAPEAVADLCHMNHDELNHLDHNISLMASEGLRIIGVARAYFKKADLPGKQHDFNFKFMGLVGFEDPVRGEVPQAVEECYQAGIRVVMITGDYPGTAKNIARKIGLKEPEKVITGSELEELDDLTLQERVRDVNIFARMVPEMKLRLVEALKSNGEVVSMTGDGVNDAPALKSAQIGISMGGRGTDVARESSSLVLLEDDFSSIVSAVKMGRRIYDNLKKASAYIFAVHVPIIGMSFFPVLFQWPLVLFPVQIVFMELIIDPSCTVVFEAEPAEKNVMMRPPRNPDEALFNKGTIGMGILQGIIVFFIVLAVYIITMSRGDDLARTVSFTTLIIANLSLILTNRSWSNTIFQTMKTPNKALWWVLSGALVFLGLVIYFPPLQQLFRFYPLGLGDIILCIAAGTLSVVWFEVLKWLKGYTEIRILS; this comes from the coding sequence TTGGCAGATGAGTTTGATCTGGAAATCGCCCAGGGACTTTCCCAGGAAGAAGTTTCATTAAAAATTAAAAAAGAAGGATACAATGAACTTCCCTCAGCTGATAAGAGATCATTTTTTACCATTGTCCTAGAAGTAATTCGCGAACCCATGTTCCTCCTTTTAATAGCTTGTGGCACTATTTACTTGTTTTTAGGAGATCTTCAAGAAGCACTCATGCTTCTGGGTTTTGTTTTTGTTATTATGGGTATCACTTTCTACCAGGAACGAAAAACAGAAAACACTTTGGAAGCTCTGCGAGACTTATCCAGTCCTCGGGCTCGGGTCATACGTGACGGGAAACAGATGCGTATTGCAGGTAGAGAAGTGGTTACTGATGATGTGATCATGCTCAAGGAAGGTGACCGAGTTCCAGCAGACGCAATCATCCTGTCTTGCAGTAACCTCCTCCTCAATGAATCCCTACTAACCGGAGAGTCAGTTCCTGTGCGAAAAGTACAATGTGGAGGGGTTATGGATATGCATCCCCCTGGTGGTGATGGTCTGCCCTCTGTATACTCTGGAACACTGGTGGTACAGGGACACGGTGTGGCTCAAGTGGTCTACACTGGCCTTAACACTGAGATGGGTCGTATCGGAAAACGCCTCCAAACTCTGGAAACAGAAGACACATCATTACAGAAAGAAATTCGAACCTTGGTGCGAGATTTTGCACTGGTAGGTGTTGTGTTGTGTGCTGCGGTAGTTGTCATCTACGGAATTACCCGTATGGACTGGATAAATGGTTTTCTGGCAGGTATAACCCTGGCTATGGCCATCCTCCCGGAAGAGTTTCCAGTGGTGTTAACCATCTTCCTGGCATTGGGAGCTTGGAGACTATCTCAGAAAAACATTCTAACCAGACGTTCCCATGCCATACAAGCCTTAGGATCAACCACTGTGCTTTGTGTAGATAAAACTGGCACTTTAACCCTTAACAAAATGTCAGTGCCCATGATAATGAGTGGGAATGATTTTTTTGATATAAATCCTGATAAAAACGATGATTTGCCTGAAAAATTCCACGAACTCATTGAATTTGGTATTCTGGCCAGTCAAAGAGATCCTTTTGATCCTATGGAGAAATCTCTTAAAGAATTAGGAAATAAAACCCTTAAAAAAACAGAACATTTGCATGAAGACTGGCAGTTGGTACATGAATACCCTCTTTCTCAGGAACTGTTGGCCATGTCCCATGTCTGGCAATCTACAAAGGACGAACACTATATAATAGCTGCAAAAGGTGCGCCTGAGGCTGTTGCAGATCTTTGTCATATGAATCATGATGAACTAAACCATTTAGACCATAATATTTCTTTAATGGCCAGCGAAGGTTTAAGAATTATTGGTGTGGCCAGAGCTTACTTTAAAAAAGCAGATCTTCCAGGTAAACAACATGACTTTAATTTTAAGTTTATGGGACTGGTTGGATTTGAGGATCCTGTTCGTGGAGAAGTTCCACAAGCAGTTGAGGAATGTTACCAGGCAGGGATCAGGGTGGTGATGATAACTGGAGATTACCCAGGCACAGCCAAAAATATAGCACGGAAGATAGGGCTCAAAGAACCAGAAAAAGTTATCACTGGCTCTGAATTGGAAGAATTGGATGATTTGACCCTTCAAGAAAGGGTTAGGGATGTTAACATCTTTGCTCGGATGGTTCCAGAGATGAAGTTGCGTTTGGTTGAGGCTCTCAAATCTAACGGGGAAGTTGTTTCCATGACTGGGGATGGAGTAAACGATGCACCAGCCCTCAAGTCCGCCCAGATCGGTATAAGTATGGGTGGTAGGGGAACTGATGTTGCCAGGGAATCATCATCACTGGTTTTGTTGGAGGATGATTTTTCATCTATAGTATCTGCAGTGAAGATGGGTCGACGAATATATGATAACCTGAAAAAGGCCAGTGCCTATATCTTTGCAGTGCATGTTCCCATTATAGGAATGTCTTTTTTCCCAGTGTTATTCCAATGGCCATTGGTTCTTTTCCCAGTGCAAATTGTGTTCATGGAACTTATCATCGACCCCTCTTGTACTGTGGTGTTTGAAGCTGAACCTGCCGAGAAAAATGTTATGATGCGACCTCCCCGGAATCCAGATGAAGCATTATTTAACAAAGGAACTATTGGAATGGGCATTTTACAGGGAATAATTGTTTTTTTCATAGTTTTAGCAGTTTATATCATTACCATGAGTAGGGGAGATGATCTGGCCCGGACTGTTAGCTTCACCACCCTGATCATTGCCAACTTATCCTTAATTTTAACCAATCGTTCTTGGTCTAACACCATATTCCAGACAATGAAAACCCCTAATAAGGCACTTTGGTGGGTTTTAAGTGGTGCACTGGTGTTTTTGGGACTGGTGATCTATTTTCCCCCATTACAACAACTTTTCAGATTCTACCCATTGGGTCTTGGTGATATCATACTGTGCATCGCAGCTGGCACTCTCAGTGTAGTATGGTTCGAAGTACTCAAATGGTTAAAAGGATATACAGAAATCAGGATACTATCCTAG
- a CDS encoding epoxyqueuosine reductase, producing MKSETASSLKEKIKNECDKLGLPMVGFAPKERWEQPPNGLPQHFSCWIPREFWPQSIYPEVQTVIVIGLPVPLPIVETAPSIYYHELYQTVNNLLDEKAYEIANYLTRKGYPSIHLPRDGYGDIDVLIKRPLAFFSHKHAAFLAGLGSFGLNNVLLTPEFGPRVRFTSIFTTAKTKGDPIPGEDLCTRCLSCAVQCPVKAIESKYPLGKNTPPPINKIKCAKRSKHLRKQYNSPCGICIKVCPVGKDREVFNRKEASIYTRKNGFEQYHDAWKHVQSYGSKK from the coding sequence ATGAAATCTGAAACTGCCTCCAGTCTTAAGGAAAAAATTAAGAATGAATGTGACAAGCTAGGATTACCAATGGTTGGTTTTGCACCTAAAGAAAGGTGGGAACAACCCCCCAATGGGTTACCACAACATTTTTCCTGTTGGATACCCAGGGAATTCTGGCCCCAATCTATCTATCCTGAAGTTCAGACAGTTATAGTGATTGGACTGCCAGTGCCGCTCCCCATAGTTGAAACAGCACCATCAATATATTATCATGAACTTTACCAAACAGTGAATAATCTTTTGGATGAAAAAGCCTATGAAATAGCTAATTATCTGACCCGGAAAGGTTATCCTTCAATTCATCTGCCGAGGGATGGTTACGGAGATATTGACGTGCTTATTAAAAGGCCTTTAGCGTTTTTCTCCCATAAGCATGCCGCGTTTCTGGCTGGTTTAGGATCTTTTGGATTAAACAATGTTCTTCTAACCCCTGAATTTGGGCCAAGGGTGCGTTTTACATCCATATTTACCACTGCCAAAACCAAAGGCGACCCTATTCCTGGTGAAGACTTATGTACTCGTTGCCTTTCTTGCGCAGTTCAATGTCCTGTGAAAGCCATAGAATCAAAATATCCACTTGGAAAAAACACTCCACCACCTATAAATAAGATTAAATGTGCTAAACGTAGTAAACATCTTAGAAAACAGTATAATTCTCCCTGTGGTATCTGCATCAAAGTTTGTCCAGTGGGTAAAGACCGTGAAGTGTTCAATCGAAAAGAAGCTTCAATTTATACCCGTAAGAACGGGTTTGAACAATATCATGATGCATGGAAACATGTGCAGAGCTATGGTAGTAAAAAATAA
- a CDS encoding PLP-dependent aminotransferase family protein, protein MNYPFARRINQIPRSFVREILKVTEDPDVISFAGGLPNPLSFPVEAVKKATSKILDEEGKQVLQYSTTEGYAPLRDFIAQRYSAQGLNVDSDDIMITNGSQQCLDLVGKVFLDRDDGVVMERPTYLAAIQAFGLFEPKFHSVPLQEDGVDTDILGKLLSTEDLKLFYAVTSFQNPTGITYSRKIREEVAEILKEHNTILVEDNPYGDIRFMGDDILPIKSLLPDSILFGTFSKIVSPGMRMGWIVAPSEVMDKLITVKQASDLHSNYFTQRVVYQYLRDNNVDEHIQNIRRLYKSQRDQMIESIAEFLPSQVKHTEPEGGMFLWITLPEGMSSLELAEYAMDEKVVFVPGDAFYTEKPEVNTMRLNFSNCCEEDIIEGMRRLGNAMKKMIIDKQLK, encoded by the coding sequence ATGAATTACCCATTTGCCCGTCGTATAAATCAAATACCAAGGTCATTTGTCAGGGAAATCTTGAAGGTCACTGAGGATCCTGATGTTATTTCCTTTGCTGGTGGACTTCCCAACCCTTTATCATTTCCTGTTGAAGCAGTGAAAAAGGCCACTTCCAAGATATTGGATGAAGAAGGCAAGCAGGTTCTTCAGTACAGTACAACTGAAGGTTATGCTCCTTTAAGGGATTTCATAGCCCAACGATACAGTGCTCAGGGTTTGAATGTGGATAGTGATGATATCATGATAACCAATGGATCCCAGCAGTGCTTGGACTTGGTGGGGAAAGTCTTCCTAGATCGGGATGATGGGGTGGTTATGGAAAGACCAACTTATCTAGCAGCAATTCAGGCCTTTGGATTGTTCGAACCTAAATTTCATTCAGTGCCTCTTCAGGAGGATGGGGTTGACACTGATATCCTAGGAAAATTACTAAGTACTGAAGATCTTAAACTCTTCTACGCTGTCACCAGCTTTCAAAACCCCACTGGAATAACTTATTCTCGCAAAATACGGGAAGAAGTTGCAGAGATCCTTAAAGAACATAACACCATTCTCGTTGAGGACAATCCCTATGGGGATATAAGATTCATGGGTGATGATATTCTTCCCATCAAATCCCTATTACCTGATTCTATACTTTTTGGTACTTTCTCTAAGATTGTTTCCCCGGGTATGAGGATGGGTTGGATTGTGGCACCTTCTGAGGTTATGGATAAACTGATTACTGTTAAACAAGCTTCAGACCTACACTCAAATTATTTCACCCAAAGGGTGGTCTACCAGTACCTTAGGGATAACAATGTTGATGAGCATATCCAGAACATAAGAAGACTGTATAAGTCGCAGCGAGACCAGATGATTGAATCTATTGCAGAGTTCCTGCCCAGCCAAGTTAAACACACCGAACCAGAGGGAGGGATGTTTCTGTGGATCACCCTGCCTGAAGGCATGTCGTCACTGGAGTTAGCCGAATATGCGATGGATGAAAAGGTTGTTTTTGTTCCTGGTGATGCTTTTTACACTGAAAAACCTGAAGTAAATACAATGCGGTTGAATTTCTCTAACTGCTGTGAGGAAGATATCATAGAAGGTATGCGCAGACTTGGAAATGCCATGAAAAAAATGATCATTGATAAACAATTGAAATGA
- a CDS encoding glyoxalase/bleomycin resistance/dioxygenase family protein, whose amino-acid sequence MIKIKYVASLITVKDIDESRKFYEEIMNQEVELDHRANVSFKAGFAIHDVQHYQELLGETSSIQTDFEKHFMELYFECEDLEEIERTLESLNCKFLHKIREQPWGQRVMRFFDPDGYIVEVAEPLEFVVRRFAAQGLSVEEISESSSMPIEFVKMVLGQIQK is encoded by the coding sequence ATTATTAAAATTAAATATGTAGCTTCCTTAATTACTGTGAAAGATATTGATGAATCCAGAAAATTCTATGAAGAAATCATGAATCAGGAAGTAGAACTCGACCACCGTGCCAATGTGTCATTTAAAGCTGGTTTTGCTATTCATGATGTCCAGCACTACCAGGAGCTTTTAGGTGAAACTTCATCTATCCAGACAGATTTTGAAAAACATTTCATGGAACTGTACTTTGAATGTGAAGATTTAGAGGAAATAGAAAGAACGTTAGAATCTTTAAATTGCAAATTCCTTCATAAAATCCGTGAACAACCCTGGGGACAGAGGGTGATGCGTTTTTTTGATCCTGATGGATATATTGTTGAAGTTGCTGAGCCACTGGAATTTGTGGTAAGAAGGTTCGCTGCACAGGGACTTTCTGTAGAAGAGATATCTGAAAGCTCGTCTATGCCTATTGAATTTGTGAAGATGGTTCTTGGGCAAATACAAAAATAA